In one window of Nakamurella sp. PAMC28650 DNA:
- a CDS encoding transposase: MKGSRWALLKSPADLSPEQRGSVASIATTNRHLYRAYLLKEQLRAVFQVKGQAGRELLAGWIAWARRSQLPGFIALAAMLRRFQQLIWNTLIHHMSNAESEATNTHLRALTRRSYGFHSPEALIAMAMLTKGGLCPPLPER; the protein is encoded by the coding sequence GTGAAGGGCAGCCGGTGGGCGTTGCTGAAAAGCCCCGCCGACCTGTCCCCGGAGCAGCGCGGGTCGGTCGCCTCGATCGCCACCACCAACCGGCATCTGTATCGGGCATACCTGCTGAAGGAGCAACTGCGCGCGGTGTTCCAGGTCAAGGGGCAGGCCGGTCGCGAACTGCTGGCCGGCTGGATCGCCTGGGCCCGCCGCTCCCAACTCCCCGGATTCATCGCCCTGGCCGCAATGTTGAGGCGGTTCCAGCAGCTGATCTGGAACACCCTGATCCACCACATGAGCAACGCCGAGTCCGAGGCCACCAACACCCACCTACGGGCCTTGACCCGCCGGTCCTACGGCTTTCACAGCCCAGAAGCGTTGATAGCCATGGCGATGCTCACCAAAGGAGGGCTATGCCCGCCGCTGCCCGAACGATAA
- a CDS encoding transposase: protein MHRLEPTIGRHALAGLQRIGIDEISHRRGQRYLTCVVDQVSGRVVRAAPGRNSDTLHQFFDELGPDRSAALTQVSADGAQSIHDTVTARAPQAVLGLDPFHIGGGPPGSW, encoded by the coding sequence GTGCATCGTCTGGAACCGACTATTGGAAGACACGCCCTAGCCGGGCTGCAGCGGATCGGCATCGATGAGATCTCCCACCGCAGAGGCCAGCGGTATCTGACGTGCGTGGTCGATCAGGTTTCCGGCAGGGTGGTGCGGGCCGCGCCGGGCCGCAACAGCGACACCCTGCACCAGTTCTTCGACGAGCTCGGCCCGGACCGGTCGGCGGCGTTGACGCAGGTCTCGGCGGACGGGGCGCAGTCGATCCACGACACCGTCACCGCTCGCGCCCCTCAGGCGGTGCTGGGGTTGGATCCGTTTCATATCGGGGGTGGGCCACCCGGGAGTTGGTAA
- a CDS encoding IS5 family transposase (programmed frameshift), with translation MSSPSSRYRVFSDEQWQRIERLLPTNVGRRGHPFGEHRRVVEGIAYRYRAGIPWRDLPRDVFGPWQTVWKRHRRYAGDGTWDRVLAALLTDADAAGQIDWTVSVDATINRAHQHATNTTRPEQDTGAVSNYKNLPLVDAEPAGHGIGRSRDGLTTKIHHAVDGKGRPLAIVITGGQRNDGAVLEQVLADIRVPRRGRGRPRTRPDAVLADKAYAAGITRRMLQRRGIKVVIPLKSDQIAARKRKGSKGGRPPALDRQMYRERNVVERSFALIKQWRGLATRYDKLAITYRAAVVLSACIVWNRLLEDTP, from the exons ATGAGTTCTCCTTCGTCGCGGTACCGCGTCTTCAGTGACGAGCAGTGGCAACGGATCGAGCGGTTGTTGCCGACAAATGTTGGCCGGCGGGGTCATCCGTTCGGTGAGCACCGGCGGGTGGTGGAAGGCATCGCCTACCGGTACCGGGCCGGGATCCCCTGGCGGGACTTGCCTCGGGACGTGTTCGGACCGTGGCAGACCGTGTGGAAGCGGCACCGCCGGTACGCCGGAGACGGCACCTGGGACCGGGTGCTCGCGGCGTTGTTGACCGACGCTGACGCTGCCGGTCAGATCGACTGGACCGTGTCGGTGGATGCCACCATCAACCGCGCCCACCAGCACGCGACAAACACGACACGGCCCGAGCAGGACACA GGGGCAGTATCGAACTACAAGAATCTGCCACTGGTCGATGCTGAACCTGCAGGTCACGGCATTGGCAGGTCCCGGGACGGGTTGACCACGAAGATCCACCACGCGGTCGATGGCAAGGGCCGGCCACTGGCGATCGTCATCACCGGTGGGCAACGCAACGACGGTGCCGTCCTGGAACAGGTACTGGCCGACATCCGGGTTCCGCGCCGAGGTCGGGGGCGACCACGGACCCGACCCGATGCCGTCCTGGCGGACAAGGCCTACGCCGCCGGGATCACCCGCAGGATGCTGCAGCGCCGCGGGATCAAGGTGGTCATTCCGCTCAAGAGCGACCAGATCGCCGCCCGCAAACGTAAGGGCAGCAAGGGTGGCCGTCCACCTGCGCTGGACCGCCAGATGTACCGGGAACGCAACGTTGTCGAGCGTTCCTTCGCTCTGATCAAGCAATGGCGGGGGCTGGCCACCCGCTACGACAAGCTCGCCATCACCTACCGCGCGGCAGTGGTGCTTTCGGCGTGCATCGTCTGGAACCGACTATTGGAAGACACGCCCTAG
- a CDS encoding transposase family protein, whose amino-acid sequence MAVAGLGSTMVFLQAAAPRVNCQRHGVVVPGARATRAFEDQCAWLAAHTAPSVAAQLMRTSWRHVSAIIEHVVADGLARRDLLGRVSQRLGRCGGMLTE is encoded by the coding sequence GTGGCGGTCGCTGGACTGGGATCGACGATGGTGTTCCTGCAGGCTGCAGCTCCGCGGGTGAACTGTCAGAGGCACGGGGTGGTCGTCCCCGGCGCTCGGGCAACCCGAGCATTTGAAGACCAGTGCGCCTGGTTGGCGGCGCACACCGCCCCCTCGGTGGCGGCGCAGTTGATGCGGACGTCGTGGCGGCACGTCAGCGCGATCATCGAGCACGTCGTGGCCGACGGTCTGGCCCGCCGGGACCTGCTAGGGCGTGTCTCCCAAAGGTTGGGTAGGTGTGGCGGGATGCTCACTGAATGA
- a CDS encoding ROK family protein: MSNKESYNLPGMVRGNNLETVRQLNLSMILRMVHHSGSIQRSVLTSRTGLNRSTIADLVGELVALGLVDEATAEKTKSVGRPSTVVRPNGDTVAIAVSAEMDAVTIGVVGLGGVVHDRIRYNTDEPPSAGEVVKISAAIIQGIQSTRTRIVGIGVAVPGLVRGGGRVVHNAPGLKWTNECIADDLEGATNLPVIADNDASLGVMAERLFGAGRGLDDILYLNGGTSGIGGGIISNGVALRGSAGYAGEFGHIRMNDGPGVVDNAGFSGTLEANVTRSALTEALGVGAVDADELEQALVTSTSPVVRAVVDRQIDFLGATLGSAVSILNPELIVLGGFLGSLYVVNPQRLEFAAARAALPASWACVRITRARLGSKLLLVGAAELAFAAILSDPAGSEFIKPVELSGS, translated from the coding sequence GTGAGCAACAAGGAGAGCTACAACCTGCCCGGAATGGTGCGAGGCAACAACTTGGAGACCGTGCGTCAACTGAACCTCTCGATGATCCTGCGGATGGTGCACCACTCAGGATCCATCCAGCGATCAGTTTTGACTAGCAGAACAGGGTTAAACCGATCCACAATCGCCGATTTGGTGGGCGAGTTGGTTGCTCTCGGCCTTGTTGACGAGGCAACTGCGGAGAAAACGAAGAGCGTCGGTCGTCCCAGCACTGTCGTACGGCCGAACGGCGACACCGTCGCGATCGCTGTAAGCGCTGAGATGGATGCCGTGACAATCGGCGTAGTGGGCCTCGGAGGGGTGGTCCACGATCGAATCAGATACAATACGGACGAGCCTCCAAGCGCCGGCGAGGTCGTCAAGATCTCAGCCGCAATTATTCAAGGCATCCAGAGTACCCGGACGCGGATTGTTGGTATTGGTGTTGCAGTTCCTGGTCTGGTTCGCGGTGGGGGGCGGGTCGTACACAATGCACCAGGTCTGAAATGGACGAATGAGTGCATCGCCGACGATCTGGAGGGGGCAACGAATCTCCCTGTAATTGCAGACAACGATGCCAGCCTTGGCGTTATGGCAGAACGACTGTTCGGAGCCGGACGCGGATTAGATGACATTCTCTATCTGAACGGTGGAACCAGCGGGATTGGTGGTGGCATCATCTCCAACGGCGTTGCCCTGCGTGGCTCAGCCGGCTACGCCGGGGAATTCGGGCATATCAGGATGAATGATGGCCCAGGTGTTGTCGACAACGCCGGATTTTCGGGCACACTCGAGGCGAACGTCACTAGGTCCGCGCTCACCGAAGCACTGGGCGTAGGGGCAGTCGATGCGGACGAACTTGAACAAGCGCTTGTGACATCCACATCGCCCGTCGTGCGTGCTGTCGTAGACCGTCAGATCGATTTCCTGGGGGCAACTTTGGGAAGCGCAGTTAGTATTCTCAACCCAGAATTGATCGTTCTAGGAGGCTTCTTGGGTTCGCTGTACGTGGTTAATCCTCAGCGGCTTGAGTTTGCGGCCGCCCGGGCTGCTCTTCCCGCTTCATGGGCATGTGTACGAATCACTAGAGCTCGTCTCGGGTCTAAGCTGCTACTCGTGGGTGCCGCGGAGCTCGCCTTTGCCGCGATTCTGAGCGATCCTGCAGGGTCGGAATTCATCAAGCCGGTTGAGCTTAGCGGTAGCTAA
- a CDS encoding sugar ABC transporter ATP-binding protein, with protein MTNPTAPDDFLLELDGITKHYQGVTALNRVHLKVKQGEIHALLGGNGAGKSTLFSIISGLTVPDEGTLTFEGNRLNLRHPKEALDRGITTIYQELSLIPALTTLDNIFLGREVRSSVLGVNLKLDRKAMEARVRVLANEFGLKRQDLKTPIDEFGALKKRVIEIVKALAFDTRLLILDEPTSGLEQEERIVLFEHMRVLRERGISLIWVTHQIEELFGLADTATVLRDGRNVSSVRVSDTTTDELLGMMFGISAEEFGASKAPADNHAVDLKEGRREVLALKGVNRRFVLKDISLQVHEGEILGIAGLAGAGRTELARAIMGMDKITSGEVELNGKRVRFRGSSSAYKKGLALLPEDRKQLGILPEMSVAENMSISNLQRVTRFGFVLRKAAEARLALDYVQQLSIKTPNVQEKIRNLSGGNQQKVIVARCLSTDPSLVIFDEPTQGIDVSAKVEVHRLVRDFVSAGGSAIVIASEIEELLELAHRVVVMREGRIVGTVTGLPAKLAAGQFEAVKNRVLSLSGGKLA; from the coding sequence GTGACCAATCCGACTGCGCCAGACGACTTTCTATTAGAGCTTGACGGTATCACAAAACACTATCAAGGTGTTACTGCCCTCAACCGTGTTCACTTGAAAGTCAAACAGGGAGAAATTCACGCACTACTTGGTGGCAATGGTGCCGGTAAATCGACACTGTTCAGCATCATATCGGGCCTAACTGTTCCCGACGAGGGCACCCTAACTTTCGAGGGCAACCGACTGAATCTACGCCACCCCAAGGAGGCCCTCGATCGAGGTATCACAACGATATATCAGGAACTGTCGCTCATCCCAGCTTTAACAACGCTCGACAACATTTTCCTCGGTCGGGAGGTCCGGTCGTCAGTCCTTGGCGTAAATCTAAAACTTGATAGAAAAGCTATGGAAGCACGTGTGCGTGTCCTTGCCAACGAATTTGGCTTGAAACGTCAGGATCTGAAGACACCGATTGATGAATTCGGGGCGCTCAAAAAGCGGGTCATAGAAATTGTTAAGGCGCTCGCATTCGACACCCGACTCCTCATCCTCGATGAACCCACATCAGGCTTGGAGCAAGAAGAGCGAATCGTTCTGTTCGAGCACATGCGGGTTCTTCGTGAGCGTGGAATCTCTCTCATTTGGGTGACACATCAAATTGAAGAACTGTTTGGCTTGGCGGACACCGCGACGGTCCTTCGTGACGGCCGCAACGTCAGTTCGGTACGGGTCTCGGACACGACGACCGATGAGCTCCTTGGCATGATGTTCGGTATCAGCGCCGAGGAGTTTGGTGCCTCGAAGGCGCCTGCCGACAACCACGCAGTCGACCTAAAAGAGGGGCGTCGCGAGGTCCTGGCATTGAAGGGCGTAAATAGGCGCTTCGTGCTCAAAGATATCTCATTGCAAGTCCACGAGGGCGAGATCCTCGGTATCGCCGGTCTTGCAGGAGCGGGTCGGACAGAGCTGGCTCGCGCCATTATGGGTATGGACAAAATCACCAGCGGTGAGGTCGAACTCAATGGTAAGCGTGTGCGGTTTCGCGGATCGAGCAGTGCCTATAAAAAAGGCTTGGCACTTCTCCCGGAAGATCGAAAGCAGCTAGGTATTCTACCGGAGATGTCAGTTGCCGAGAACATGTCGATTTCGAACCTTCAGCGCGTTACACGCTTCGGTTTCGTACTTCGCAAAGCTGCCGAAGCTCGGCTCGCCTTGGACTACGTTCAGCAGCTTTCGATCAAAACACCGAATGTTCAAGAGAAGATTCGGAACCTGAGCGGCGGTAACCAGCAGAAAGTGATCGTCGCTCGCTGTCTAAGCACCGATCCGTCCCTGGTGATATTCGACGAGCCGACGCAAGGAATTGACGTTTCAGCCAAAGTTGAGGTGCACAGACTTGTCCGCGATTTCGTGTCTGCCGGGGGGTCCGCGATCGTTATAGCATCCGAGATCGAGGAGCTACTTGAGCTAGCCCATCGAGTAGTCGTCATGAGGGAAGGTCGAATCGTGGGGACCGTGACAGGCTTGCCAGCCAAATTGGCCGCAGGACAGTTCGAAGCCGTCAAGAACAGGGTGTTGTCACTGTCTGGGGGGAAGCTGGCATGA
- a CDS encoding ABC transporter permease produces MFGILAPPFRSFSNIANFIGNSVPVLLITVGVAIVIIGGGIDLSMGTVAGLSAGVTLWTLVSGASTPIAVLAGVGVGLGFGLLNGLLITIFGISDFIVTLGSLSLASGALAVLVGTTQLSGANNSAFSAIANGSVVGIPNPIWIATIIVLLVQFFLGMTIFGRRTFALGIRSAAADSAGVRIKSVRLLTFTMSGLLAGTAGVLLASQLGAAQAALGAGFNLTAIAGAVIGGVSLAGGRGSAWAAIFGGLLLATIQQGLRFMGIDAIYFTIVTGLCIVGGVVFDRQVRQLGLSIARKQNGEVRVIRVQPPADQDVPATSVGS; encoded by the coding sequence GTGTTCGGGATACTGGCACCGCCGTTCCGCAGCTTCTCAAATATCGCAAACTTCATCGGCAATTCGGTACCGGTCTTGCTGATCACGGTAGGTGTCGCGATCGTCATCATTGGCGGGGGAATCGACTTGTCGATGGGTACAGTTGCTGGACTGAGTGCCGGCGTGACGCTGTGGACCTTGGTCTCCGGCGCCTCAACACCAATAGCAGTACTCGCGGGTGTTGGTGTCGGCCTGGGCTTCGGATTACTGAACGGCTTATTGATCACAATTTTCGGAATTAGCGATTTCATCGTCACCCTGGGAAGCCTAAGTCTCGCGTCGGGTGCTCTCGCCGTGCTTGTTGGCACGACTCAGTTGTCCGGAGCGAACAACTCGGCCTTTTCCGCCATCGCGAATGGAAGCGTCGTCGGCATACCAAATCCAATTTGGATCGCCACGATAATTGTGTTGCTGGTGCAGTTCTTCCTAGGAATGACCATATTCGGCAGACGAACATTCGCTCTCGGGATTCGTTCCGCCGCCGCAGACAGTGCTGGCGTGAGGATCAAAAGTGTGCGATTGCTGACCTTCACGATGTCTGGGTTACTCGCTGGAACTGCGGGGGTGTTGTTAGCATCGCAGTTGGGCGCGGCGCAGGCTGCCTTGGGGGCTGGGTTCAACCTGACCGCTATAGCCGGTGCGGTCATCGGGGGTGTTAGCCTTGCTGGCGGACGGGGATCAGCGTGGGCTGCAATATTCGGGGGCCTTCTCCTGGCGACCATCCAACAAGGCCTGCGGTTTATGGGTATCGACGCCATTTACTTCACGATAGTCACCGGCCTGTGCATTGTTGGTGGCGTCGTTTTTGACAGACAAGTCCGACAATTGGGTCTTAGCATTGCACGCAAGCAAAACGGCGAAGTTCGCGTGATCCGCGTGCAACCTCCGGCCGACCAGGACGTACCTGCAACGTCAGTTGGGAGTTGA
- a CDS encoding ABC transporter permease codes for MQLATALLSDPIIGVVGMIVLAAAVTAIALPVFITGSNLYNVVETSLVVMILAMGMTVVLISGGIDLSVGSTMALSAGTLGQAMLAGLPLIVAFLAALVVGVTIGLLNGLMVTRLGLPDFVATLAMFGFAGGILYIWTQGVPLIGYMVPELYVVGGLRPLLGTVTVPMLIALVVALALGGMLALTRTGVHLFAVGSSSSGSLQSGLKVGRTRLLAYVISGLCAGIAGIIMAGRQTTVPADLGSGYEIQAIAAAVIGGATLSGGRGRILGAILGSVLLAGVLNIIFLAGVPSSYQDIVSGGVLIAAVIANRLGASINSRVRRRNASKLGIDELDTSSMSAATS; via the coding sequence GTGCAGCTCGCCACAGCGCTATTGTCGGACCCGATCATCGGTGTAGTTGGCATGATCGTATTGGCCGCTGCCGTTACTGCGATTGCTCTTCCAGTATTTATCACGGGATCCAATCTGTATAACGTGGTAGAGACAAGTCTAGTAGTTATGATCTTGGCCATGGGTATGACGGTGGTACTCATCTCGGGGGGGATCGACTTGTCGGTGGGTTCCACGATGGCGCTTAGCGCCGGCACTCTGGGCCAAGCCATGCTGGCCGGGCTACCGTTGATCGTCGCGTTCTTGGCTGCTCTAGTTGTCGGCGTGACAATTGGCTTGCTGAATGGCCTTATGGTTACTCGGCTAGGCCTGCCCGATTTTGTTGCCACCCTCGCGATGTTTGGCTTCGCTGGTGGAATCTTGTACATTTGGACACAAGGCGTGCCGCTGATTGGCTATATGGTTCCCGAGTTGTACGTGGTTGGCGGGCTCAGGCCTTTGCTTGGAACCGTCACCGTTCCTATGCTTATCGCGCTTGTGGTAGCTCTCGCTCTGGGAGGGATGCTGGCGCTGACTCGAACTGGGGTCCACTTGTTCGCAGTGGGAAGCAGTAGTTCGGGCTCATTACAATCAGGATTGAAAGTCGGGCGAACGCGCTTACTCGCCTACGTCATCAGTGGGCTCTGCGCAGGTATCGCCGGCATCATCATGGCCGGCCGGCAAACAACAGTTCCAGCCGATCTTGGAAGCGGCTACGAGATTCAGGCTATCGCTGCAGCCGTAATCGGCGGCGCTACGCTCAGTGGGGGTCGCGGTCGGATCCTGGGCGCAATTCTCGGATCGGTGTTGTTGGCTGGCGTACTGAACATAATCTTCCTTGCCGGAGTCCCGTCCAGTTATCAGGACATTGTCTCCGGCGGTGTCCTTATCGCCGCGGTCATCGCTAATCGTTTGGGAGCGTCCATAAATTCCAGGGTACGTCGGAGGAATGCGTCCAAGTTGGGTATCGACGAATTGGATACATCCTCCATGTCGGCTGCAACTTCGTAG
- a CDS encoding sugar ABC transporter substrate-binding protein, with the protein MAYTLGRTSHSPSRRMLLIAGITAVGTAGCSTVAKPVTSSATEPSGNAASAVSGEGSFGPDPAADAAIRKIVNGRTISIGFAPPILSEWYQQVQKSAWNTMKDYSDRFGVKWTWERQGANDAHSGSSITDTIQGFVARKVDVMFVCSAAKPATNQALYQTAAAQGVNTYQFNQPVEITNPNQNTQPTAGLANVANVGYDNRWQSGYIAGQYIAQTLKGKGTVIAITGPSGSDWTTLRLQGFRQAIANYSGLTIVAEASGDYVRDKGLAAAQALLTKYPHVDAIYGENEDMALGASAAVSAANLKLWNGSSGIVVIGADGLVSGMKAIQGGTLTATVDVNSVEIGRQLIETAFAHEVLKQNVPVFEDVSTAVVDATNVDWHLANLQGTMAGPGNY; encoded by the coding sequence ATGGCATACACACTGGGCAGGACCAGTCACAGCCCGTCGCGAAGGATGCTGTTGATTGCTGGCATCACTGCCGTCGGGACCGCAGGGTGTTCAACAGTCGCTAAGCCGGTTACAAGCAGCGCTACCGAACCCAGCGGAAATGCCGCGTCGGCGGTGTCGGGTGAGGGCAGTTTTGGTCCCGATCCAGCTGCGGACGCGGCGATCCGCAAGATTGTCAATGGTCGAACAATCTCGATCGGATTCGCTCCCCCGATTCTTTCGGAGTGGTATCAGCAGGTGCAGAAGTCTGCTTGGAACACCATGAAAGACTACTCCGACAGGTTCGGTGTTAAGTGGACCTGGGAGCGTCAAGGAGCAAATGACGCCCACTCCGGAAGCAGCATCACCGACACTATTCAAGGGTTCGTCGCTCGCAAGGTCGACGTCATGTTCGTCTGTTCCGCGGCTAAACCCGCGACGAACCAAGCGCTATACCAGACGGCTGCGGCGCAAGGGGTGAACACGTACCAATTCAACCAACCCGTCGAAATCACCAACCCAAATCAGAACACACAACCAACGGCCGGCTTGGCGAACGTCGCTAACGTCGGTTATGACAACCGTTGGCAGTCAGGATACATCGCGGGCCAGTACATCGCGCAGACGCTAAAGGGCAAAGGGACTGTGATAGCCATCACCGGTCCTTCGGGCTCCGATTGGACGACGCTAAGACTGCAGGGCTTTCGACAGGCCATCGCAAACTATTCAGGCCTGACAATTGTGGCCGAGGCATCGGGTGATTACGTGCGCGACAAGGGACTAGCCGCTGCGCAAGCGCTGCTTACTAAGTACCCGCATGTCGACGCTATCTACGGAGAGAACGAGGACATGGCTCTCGGGGCCTCGGCGGCGGTGTCGGCAGCCAACCTGAAGCTTTGGAATGGGAGCTCGGGGATCGTTGTAATTGGTGCCGACGGACTCGTCTCCGGCATGAAGGCAATCCAAGGTGGAACTTTAACTGCGACCGTGGACGTAAATTCTGTTGAGATTGGTCGTCAGCTCATTGAGACAGCGTTCGCGCATGAAGTGCTCAAGCAGAACGTGCCAGTATTCGAAGATGTCTCAACCGCTGTCGTTGACGCCACCAACGTGGATTGGCACCTCGCGAACCTACAAGGAACGATGGCTGGGCCCGGAAATTATTAA
- a CDS encoding GMC family oxidoreductase, whose product MKRKMEPVDVVIVGLGAGGGPAAMVLSQAGYKVVGFDKGPWLRPAEHYSGDELKYQNRSYLWPDVDLMPRTVRSDDQSVAEIFNFSPVPSNVGGGTSHMAGWTPRPRESDFIFHSLHGDLAGANLADWPIRYEHLEPYLTKVEWTYGISGLAGADKGAAFRSKDYPSEPLPPTRFGKKFYEGASALGINAFPLPMSHLTEGNALGRPAVNRSSFWNQYGDPTETRSSVTTTFIPLALATGNFEVRADSFVRHVKVDRQGRATGVVYVDNDGVEIEQDARVVILALGAIESARLMLLSKSARFPDGLANDSGVVGKNATFHEYLFAVGLFDNERDEPLNGWTGNYQSGGSMHFYETDESRGHIGGGIIATTQTGQPINMILPGRPTWGQAMKDADRSYFSHAMKIGFILQDMPQETNRVDLDPTVKDAWGLPVARITNRPHANDLAMSRWQIDKNMEILQAAGATRTIPVYLERFTGNACHQQGTVRMGIDPEKSVLNEWGQAHGVDNLFVLDGAGFPTALGVNPTLTIMANSWRCSDYIAQTHLRGRADRLELPNTGEVRRQEPK is encoded by the coding sequence ATGAAGCGCAAGATGGAACCGGTTGATGTAGTTATCGTAGGGCTGGGAGCTGGTGGCGGCCCGGCCGCAATGGTCCTGAGCCAGGCCGGATACAAAGTTGTCGGGTTCGACAAGGGCCCATGGCTGCGGCCCGCCGAACACTACTCAGGTGACGAACTGAAGTATCAGAACCGCAGCTACCTGTGGCCCGACGTAGACCTGATGCCCAGGACAGTTCGAAGCGACGACCAGTCAGTTGCCGAGATCTTCAATTTCTCCCCGGTGCCGTCCAATGTTGGCGGGGGCACGAGTCACATGGCGGGTTGGACTCCGCGTCCCAGGGAATCGGACTTCATTTTCCATTCACTGCACGGAGATTTGGCAGGTGCCAACCTGGCTGACTGGCCGATCCGGTACGAACACCTCGAACCGTATCTGACAAAGGTGGAATGGACCTACGGCATATCTGGGCTGGCTGGTGCCGACAAAGGTGCGGCGTTCCGCAGCAAGGACTACCCGAGCGAACCGCTGCCGCCGACCCGCTTCGGTAAGAAGTTCTACGAGGGGGCGAGCGCTCTCGGGATCAATGCGTTCCCGCTACCGATGTCGCACCTCACCGAAGGCAACGCGCTCGGCCGGCCCGCGGTGAACCGCTCCAGCTTCTGGAACCAGTATGGTGACCCCACCGAAACCCGTTCTAGTGTCACCACGACCTTCATCCCGCTGGCCTTGGCGACCGGGAACTTCGAAGTCCGAGCGGACAGCTTCGTTCGTCATGTCAAGGTGGACAGGCAGGGTCGTGCGACCGGCGTAGTTTACGTCGACAACGACGGCGTGGAGATCGAACAGGATGCGCGAGTTGTCATCCTGGCCCTGGGTGCGATCGAGTCCGCGAGGCTGATGCTGCTTTCGAAGTCTGCTCGATTCCCGGACGGTCTGGCGAATGATTCCGGGGTGGTAGGCAAGAACGCCACATTCCACGAGTATCTGTTCGCAGTAGGGCTCTTCGACAACGAGCGCGACGAGCCGCTGAACGGATGGACGGGGAACTATCAAAGCGGTGGTTCCATGCATTTTTACGAAACGGACGAGAGCCGCGGCCATATTGGGGGTGGAATCATCGCCACCACTCAGACCGGACAACCAATCAACATGATCTTGCCGGGCCGTCCGACATGGGGCCAGGCCATGAAGGATGCCGACCGCAGCTACTTCAGCCATGCCATGAAGATTGGCTTCATTCTACAGGACATGCCGCAGGAAACAAATCGGGTGGATCTGGATCCGACAGTGAAGGATGCGTGGGGTCTACCGGTTGCACGTATAACCAACCGCCCCCACGCCAACGACCTTGCGATGAGCCGATGGCAGATCGACAAGAACATGGAAATCCTGCAGGCGGCTGGTGCAACGCGAACGATTCCCGTGTATCTGGAGCGGTTTACCGGCAACGCCTGCCACCAACAGGGTACCGTGCGCATGGGAATTGACCCCGAGAAGTCCGTTCTCAACGAGTGGGGGCAGGCGCATGGTGTCGACAATCTGTTCGTGTTAGACGGTGCGGGCTTCCCGACGGCGCTGGGAGTGAACCCGACGCTCACCATCATGGCCAATTCCTGGCGATGCTCGGATTACATCGCCCAGACACATCTGCGAGGGCGGGCCGACCGGCTGGAGTTGCCAAATACTGGCGAAGTTCGACGACAGGAACCGAAATGA
- a CDS encoding gluconate 2-dehydrogenase subunit 3 family protein, translating to MISKADWEEVPGTIDSDSDEKLFFSVHEWDTIDAAASRIIPTDADPGAHEAGVIVFIDRYLSGIEFNFATAAGGGFLQMAGKDAVAARARNANMQRLYRGGVKELDRIAGELGQQSFKSASADVQDQVLEQLSGSPKPAPISLDSREVFHSRLQGNTDDGMPFFPTLCLHVRQGFYADPVYGGNKGQVGWRVIGFPGPKCLRDTMDGTYSTAEYFVQEYDWSELIPGFKASGG from the coding sequence ATGATCTCGAAAGCTGATTGGGAAGAAGTACCCGGGACAATTGATTCTGATTCGGATGAAAAGTTGTTCTTCTCCGTCCACGAGTGGGACACCATCGACGCTGCGGCTTCGCGCATCATTCCGACGGACGCCGATCCTGGTGCCCACGAAGCCGGAGTGATCGTCTTCATCGACCGATACTTGTCCGGGATCGAATTCAACTTTGCAACTGCAGCCGGCGGCGGCTTCCTGCAGATGGCTGGGAAAGATGCGGTCGCCGCCCGGGCCCGTAACGCCAATATGCAGCGGCTCTACCGGGGCGGGGTGAAGGAACTCGACCGGATCGCGGGCGAACTCGGCCAGCAGTCGTTCAAAAGCGCCTCCGCCGACGTCCAAGACCAAGTGCTCGAGCAGCTCAGTGGAAGCCCCAAACCCGCGCCAATATCGTTGGACTCGCGCGAGGTGTTCCACTCCCGACTGCAGGGAAACACCGACGACGGCATGCCGTTTTTCCCGACGTTGTGCCTTCATGTCCGTCAGGGCTTCTATGCTGATCCGGTGTACGGAGGTAACAAGGGGCAGGTAGGCTGGCGGGTTATTGGGTTCCCTGGCCCTAAGTGCCTGCGGGACACCATGGACGGTACATACAGCACAGCGGAGTATTTCGTGCAAGAGTACGACTGGAGTGAGTTGATTCCAGGCTTCAAAGCCTCCGGGGGCTAG